A genomic stretch from Kogia breviceps isolate mKogBre1 chromosome 1, mKogBre1 haplotype 1, whole genome shotgun sequence includes:
- the NTRK1 gene encoding high affinity nerve growth factor receptor isoform X1, whose amino-acid sequence MLRGGRRGQLGGHRRATGPGSLLAWLMLASAGAAPCPDVCCPHGPSGLRCTRPGALDSLRHLPGAENLTELYIEKQQHLWQLKLSDLRGLGELRNLTIVKSGLRFVAPDAFHFTPRLRRLDLSFNALESLSWKTVQGLSLQELVLSGNPLHCTCALLWLQRWEEEGLGGVREQKLQCPGQGPLALMSNTSCGVPTLKVQMPNASVDVGDDVLLQCQVEGQDLEQAGWILTELEESATVMQSGSLPSLGLTLANVTSDLNRKNVTCWAENDVGRAEVSVQVNVSFPASVHLQPAVEQHHWCIPFSVDGQPTPSLRWLFNGSVLNETSFIFTEFLELAANETVRHGCLRLNQPTHVNNGNYTLLATNPLGQAAASVMAAFMDNPFEFNPEDPIPVSFSPVDTNSTSGDPVEKDETPFGVSMAVGLAVFACLFLSMTFLVLNKCGRRNKFGINRPTVLAPEDGLAMSLHFMTLGGSSLSPSEGKSSGLQGHIIENPQYFSDACVHHIKRRDIVLKWELGEGAFGKVFLAECHNLLPEQDKMLVAVKALKEVSESARQDFQREAELLTMLQHQHIVRFFGVCTEGRPLLMVFEYMRHGDLNRFLRSHGPDAKLLAGGEDVAPGPLGLGQLLAVASQVAAGMVYLAGLHFVHRDLATRNCLVGQGLVVKIGDFGMSRDIYSTDYYRVGGRTMLPIRWMPPESILYRKFTTESDVWSFGVVLWEIFTYGKQPWYQLSNTEAIECITQGRELERPRACPPEVYAIMRGCWQREPQQRHSIKDVHTRLQALAQAPPVYLDVLG is encoded by the exons ctaCATCGAGAAACAGCAGCATCTGTGGCAGCTGAAGCTCAGTGACCTGAGGGGCCTGGGGGAGCTGAGAAACCT CACCATCGTGAAGAGTGGTCTCCGTTTCGTGGCGCCAGATGCCTTCCATTTCACTCCTCGTCTCCGTCGCCT GGATCTGTCCTTCAATGCTCTGGAGTCTCTCTCCTGGAAAACCGTCCAGGGCCTCTCCCTACAGGAACT AGTCCTGTCGGGGAACCCCCTGCACTGTACCTGTGCCCTGCTCTGGCTGCAgcgctgggaggaggagggactggGCGGAGTGCGGGAACAGAAGCTGCAGTGTCCCGGGCAGGGGCCTCTTGCCCTCATGTCCAACACCAGCTGCG GTGTGCCCACGCTGAAGGTCCAGATGCCCAATGCCTCCGTGGACGTGGGGGACGACGTGTTGCTGCAGTGCCAGGTGGAGGGGCAGGACCTGGAGCAGGCCGGCTGGATCCTcacggagctggaggagtcagccACGGTGATG CAATCTGGGAGTCTGCCGTCCTTGGGACTGACCCTGGCCAATGTCACCAGTGACCTCAATAGGAAGAACGTGACATGCTGGGCGGAGAATGACGTGGGCCGAGCTGAAGTCTCCGTCCAGGTCAACGTCTCCT TCCCCGCCAGTGTGCACCTGCAACCAGCAGTGGAGCAGCACCACTGGTGCATCCCCTTCTCAGTGGACGGGCAGCCCACGCCCTCTCTGCGCTGGCTCTTCAATGGCTCTGTGCTCAACGAGACCAGCTTCATCTTCACCGAGTTCCTGGAGCTGGCAGCCAATGAGACCGTGCGACACGGCTGCCTGCGCCTCAACCAGCCCACCCACGTCAACAATGGCAACTACACGCTGCTGGCTACCAACCCCTTGGGCCAGGCTGCCGCCTCCGTCATGGCTGCCTTCATGGACAACCCTTTCGAGTTCAACCCTGAGGACCCCATCCCCG tcTCCTTCTCGCCAGTGG ACACCAACAGCACATCCGGAGACCCAGTGGAGAAGGATGAAACACCTTTTGGG GTCTCCATGGCCGTGGGCCTGGCTGTTTTTGCCTGCCTCTTCCTTTCTATGACGTTTCTTGTGCTCAACAAATGTGGACGGAGGAACAAGTTTGGGATCAACC GCCCCACTGTGCTGGCTCCAGAGGATGGACTGGCCATGTCCCTGCATTTCATGACATTGGGTGGCAGCTCCTTGTCTCCCAGCGAGGGCAAAAGCTCTGGGCTCCAAGGCCACATCATTGAGAACCCACAGTACTTCAGTGATGCCT gtgttCATCACATCAAGCGCCGAGATATCGTGCTCAAGTGGGAGCTGGGCGAGGGCGCCTTTGGGAAGGTCTTCCTAGCTGAGTGCCACAACCTGCTGCCTGAGCAGGACAAGATGCTAGTGGCCGTCAAG GCACTGAAGGAGGTGTCTGAGAGCGCCCGGCAGGACTTCCAGCGGGAGGCCGAGCTGCTCACCATGCTGCAGCACCAGCACATCGTGCGCTTCTTTGGCGTCTGCACCGAGGGCCGCCCGCTGCTCATGGTCTTTGAGTACATGCGGCATGGTGACCTCAACCGCTTCCTCCG GTCCCACGGGCCTGATGCCAAGCTGTTGGCTGGTGGGGAGGACGTGGCTCCAGGGCCTCTGGGCCTGGGGCAGCTGCTGGCCGTAGCTAGCCAGGTCGCCGCGGGGATGGTGTACCTGGCGGGTCTGCACTTCGTGCATCGGGACCTGGCCACGCGCAACTGTCTGGTGGGTCAGGGACTAGTGGTCAAGATCGGCGATTTCGGCATGAGCAGGGATATCTACAGCACCGACTATTACCGT GTGGGAGGCCGCACCATGCTGCCCATCCGCTGGATGCCGCCTGAGAGCATCCTCTACCGCAAGTTCACCACTGAGAGCGACGTGTGGAGCTTCGGCGTGGTGCTCTGGGAGATCTTCACCTACGGCAAGCAACCCTGGTACCAGCTCTCCAACACAGAG GCGATCGAGTGCATCACGCAGGGACGTGAGCTGGAGCGGCCGCGTGCCTGCCCACCGGAGGTCTACGCCATTATGCGGGGCTGCTGGCAGCGGGAACCCCAACAACGCCACAGCATCAAAGATGTGCACACCCGGCTGCAAGCCCTTGCCCAGGCGCCTCCTGTCTACCTGGATGTCCTGGGCTAG
- the NTRK1 gene encoding high affinity nerve growth factor receptor isoform X2 encodes MLRGGRRGQLGGHRRATGPGSLLAWLMLASAGAAPCPDVCCPHGPSGLRCTRPGALDSLRHLPGAENLTELYIEKQQHLWQLKLSDLRGLGELRNLTIVKSGLRFVAPDAFHFTPRLRRLDLSFNALESLSWKTVQGLSLQELVLSGNPLHCTCALLWLQRWEEEGLGGVREQKLQCPGQGPLALMSNTSCGVPTLKVQMPNASVDVGDDVLLQCQVEGQDLEQAGWILTELEESATVMQSGSLPSLGLTLANVTSDLNRKNVTCWAENDVGRAEVSVQVNVSFPASVHLQPAVEQHHWCIPFSVDGQPTPSLRWLFNGSVLNETSFIFTEFLELAANETVRHGCLRLNQPTHVNNGNYTLLATNPLGQAAASVMAAFMDNPFEFNPEDPIPDTNSTSGDPVEKDETPFGVSMAVGLAVFACLFLSMTFLVLNKCGRRNKFGINRPTVLAPEDGLAMSLHFMTLGGSSLSPSEGKSSGLQGHIIENPQYFSDACVHHIKRRDIVLKWELGEGAFGKVFLAECHNLLPEQDKMLVAVKALKEVSESARQDFQREAELLTMLQHQHIVRFFGVCTEGRPLLMVFEYMRHGDLNRFLRSHGPDAKLLAGGEDVAPGPLGLGQLLAVASQVAAGMVYLAGLHFVHRDLATRNCLVGQGLVVKIGDFGMSRDIYSTDYYRVGGRTMLPIRWMPPESILYRKFTTESDVWSFGVVLWEIFTYGKQPWYQLSNTEAIECITQGRELERPRACPPEVYAIMRGCWQREPQQRHSIKDVHTRLQALAQAPPVYLDVLG; translated from the exons ctaCATCGAGAAACAGCAGCATCTGTGGCAGCTGAAGCTCAGTGACCTGAGGGGCCTGGGGGAGCTGAGAAACCT CACCATCGTGAAGAGTGGTCTCCGTTTCGTGGCGCCAGATGCCTTCCATTTCACTCCTCGTCTCCGTCGCCT GGATCTGTCCTTCAATGCTCTGGAGTCTCTCTCCTGGAAAACCGTCCAGGGCCTCTCCCTACAGGAACT AGTCCTGTCGGGGAACCCCCTGCACTGTACCTGTGCCCTGCTCTGGCTGCAgcgctgggaggaggagggactggGCGGAGTGCGGGAACAGAAGCTGCAGTGTCCCGGGCAGGGGCCTCTTGCCCTCATGTCCAACACCAGCTGCG GTGTGCCCACGCTGAAGGTCCAGATGCCCAATGCCTCCGTGGACGTGGGGGACGACGTGTTGCTGCAGTGCCAGGTGGAGGGGCAGGACCTGGAGCAGGCCGGCTGGATCCTcacggagctggaggagtcagccACGGTGATG CAATCTGGGAGTCTGCCGTCCTTGGGACTGACCCTGGCCAATGTCACCAGTGACCTCAATAGGAAGAACGTGACATGCTGGGCGGAGAATGACGTGGGCCGAGCTGAAGTCTCCGTCCAGGTCAACGTCTCCT TCCCCGCCAGTGTGCACCTGCAACCAGCAGTGGAGCAGCACCACTGGTGCATCCCCTTCTCAGTGGACGGGCAGCCCACGCCCTCTCTGCGCTGGCTCTTCAATGGCTCTGTGCTCAACGAGACCAGCTTCATCTTCACCGAGTTCCTGGAGCTGGCAGCCAATGAGACCGTGCGACACGGCTGCCTGCGCCTCAACCAGCCCACCCACGTCAACAATGGCAACTACACGCTGCTGGCTACCAACCCCTTGGGCCAGGCTGCCGCCTCCGTCATGGCTGCCTTCATGGACAACCCTTTCGAGTTCAACCCTGAGGACCCCATCCCCG ACACCAACAGCACATCCGGAGACCCAGTGGAGAAGGATGAAACACCTTTTGGG GTCTCCATGGCCGTGGGCCTGGCTGTTTTTGCCTGCCTCTTCCTTTCTATGACGTTTCTTGTGCTCAACAAATGTGGACGGAGGAACAAGTTTGGGATCAACC GCCCCACTGTGCTGGCTCCAGAGGATGGACTGGCCATGTCCCTGCATTTCATGACATTGGGTGGCAGCTCCTTGTCTCCCAGCGAGGGCAAAAGCTCTGGGCTCCAAGGCCACATCATTGAGAACCCACAGTACTTCAGTGATGCCT gtgttCATCACATCAAGCGCCGAGATATCGTGCTCAAGTGGGAGCTGGGCGAGGGCGCCTTTGGGAAGGTCTTCCTAGCTGAGTGCCACAACCTGCTGCCTGAGCAGGACAAGATGCTAGTGGCCGTCAAG GCACTGAAGGAGGTGTCTGAGAGCGCCCGGCAGGACTTCCAGCGGGAGGCCGAGCTGCTCACCATGCTGCAGCACCAGCACATCGTGCGCTTCTTTGGCGTCTGCACCGAGGGCCGCCCGCTGCTCATGGTCTTTGAGTACATGCGGCATGGTGACCTCAACCGCTTCCTCCG GTCCCACGGGCCTGATGCCAAGCTGTTGGCTGGTGGGGAGGACGTGGCTCCAGGGCCTCTGGGCCTGGGGCAGCTGCTGGCCGTAGCTAGCCAGGTCGCCGCGGGGATGGTGTACCTGGCGGGTCTGCACTTCGTGCATCGGGACCTGGCCACGCGCAACTGTCTGGTGGGTCAGGGACTAGTGGTCAAGATCGGCGATTTCGGCATGAGCAGGGATATCTACAGCACCGACTATTACCGT GTGGGAGGCCGCACCATGCTGCCCATCCGCTGGATGCCGCCTGAGAGCATCCTCTACCGCAAGTTCACCACTGAGAGCGACGTGTGGAGCTTCGGCGTGGTGCTCTGGGAGATCTTCACCTACGGCAAGCAACCCTGGTACCAGCTCTCCAACACAGAG GCGATCGAGTGCATCACGCAGGGACGTGAGCTGGAGCGGCCGCGTGCCTGCCCACCGGAGGTCTACGCCATTATGCGGGGCTGCTGGCAGCGGGAACCCCAACAACGCCACAGCATCAAAGATGTGCACACCCGGCTGCAAGCCCTTGCCCAGGCGCCTCCTGTCTACCTGGATGTCCTGGGCTAG